In the Balaenoptera acutorostrata chromosome 16, mBalAcu1.1, whole genome shotgun sequence genome, ATGACTAGGTATAGAAATTACTGTGTTTTCAATGTCAGCCTGGTTTGGGGAtggcagcgggggtgggggggcgtgggggggttggggggcggtGGTGAGGGAGCCAGGAGATGGTGGTAGGATCAGAGCGGTAACACACAGGGAGCTACAATGGTCTTAGTCAAGCTCAACTTCTTCACTGGGACAATAGGCTCacagataattattttattattatgtttcgAAACTTAGgcatatgttacatatattccTTCATATGTATGAAGtattacacacacaaaaacctaGGACAGCCTGAAAGTCTCCTCCAATCCACTTCAAATTGTAAAATTGCAAGccccaaagaaatagaaacaattctTTTCAAAGCATATTTatgaataattaattaaatattatgcaGTGTACTAAGTGATAAAAGAGAAGCAATTTTTGACCTCTCACATAAGATCAGGATGCATTTGCTCACCTAAGAAGCAACCAAACCTTCCCTGtacttcttcccttttttctaaaCACGTTGATTACATTGTCTGTGTGTGAGctttaaaatcaactttttttttcttttggctgcgttgggtcttcgttgctgcacgtgggctttctctagttgcagtgtgcggaggctactcttcgttgcactgcgcgggcttctcactgcggtggcttctcttgttgcagagcacgggctctagatgcgcgggcttcagtagttctggcacatgggctcagtagttgtggctcacgggctctagagcacagcctcagtagttgtggcgcacgggcttagttgctccgcggcatgtgggatcttcccagaccagggcttgaacccgtgtcccctgtgttggcaggcagattcttaaccactgcaccaccagggaagcccctaaaattaaCTTTTGATTGGAGCGGGAAGCTTCTGGGTTGGATTGAGCTCAAGAGGGAAAAAATTATTGCTCAAAAAATTGCCGTTTTCACAACTCTGAGAAAATTGGTTTTCAAACTTCCTATAAAATCCTTGTTACTGCTCCTTACTTGCCTGTAATGGGAACAGATAACTCAGCTCTTCCTTTCCTAAAACTTTCTATCCTGGAAAATAACAAAGAGAAGAACCATTCATTGATATTTTAGTTTTCCTTCtgcattagtttcctggggctgtcATAATAAAGTACCAAAAACTGGGTACAAACCTTAggacaacagaactttattttctcacagttttggagtctagaagtctgagatcaagatgtcagtgaggttggttccttctgagagctgtgagggagaatctgtttcatgtttctctcctagcttctggtgctttgctggcaatctttgttgttccttggcttgtagatgtatCACCCCAATCTCTGATTCAtattcacatggcattctctgtGTATATaagtctctgtgtccaaatttcccctttttagaagcgtacagtcatattggattgggcccaccctaatgatctcattttaacttgattaccttggcaaagaccccatttccaaataaggtcatattcacagatACTGGGGGCCAGCGCATCAACATATTTTGAGGGGAAACAAACCCATAACACCTTCGTAAATGAAATGTCTGCTAAAATACTAGATAGCTTTCTGATCTAGTGATCTTTGAACACTATAATACAGTGCTGAAGATTTGTGTCTAGTCAAGTTGTTGAAACATTTTCTGTTAACTATCAACTCAATATTTTGTCTAGTGCTTTAATCTTTTAACATTTATCTCATTGACAGATTGCAACAGCTCAAGCCcttactttatctttttcttttcttttttttttttttctgaaaaagtttTATTGTGCACAGAGGGTAAGGGCTCAGTCCTTTTTGGCTGCCGCCTTCCTCATGGCGGCCAGGGCATTGCTcagctcttctctcttcctcttggtATGGATGTGTGTCCCCACCCTTTTCTTGACGAACTTGAGGGCCCGCTTGTCCTTGGAGACCTTGAGCAGCTCCATGGCCCGCCGCTCATGAGGGGTGAAGCAGCACACCTCCCGGATCATGTCCCGCACGAACTTGGTGTGCTTGGTGAGGCGCCAGCGGCGGCGTCTGTGCCTCGGCTTGCTCACGTCCTTGGTCACCTTGTGTCCCTTGTTGAGGCCCAAGGCCATGGGTAGCGCAGAGCCATGGCTGCTGCTCTGCAATGGCAGCCGCGGCAGAAGGGCCTCCGACGCGCGGAACTCTGGGATTTCTACCAACACGCAGGCGGCAAGTGCCAGAGAGGCCCCCTTACTTTAACGTATTCATTCAATCCACACACCAGTTTTAGATGCCATTGTTCAGTCactaaaatgcaaaaattaaaataacttagtGCTCTGAAAGGTATGGATAAACAGCCATTCATTCTTTACCTGGAGGAGTGCAATGCTGTAACATTTTTGGAAAGTACTATATCTATGGACATATAAACTGTAGAGACCTATTGAGGAATCTAGTTTACATAAATAGAAACAACCAACTATGTAATTATTCACCCATGCACATACTTGCCCCAGTGCAGTGGGAGTGGAGAGGGCATTGCTTCCTTGGAACAGTCCACGCCTGCAGGGATGCAGGTGTGGTAAAGAGaaagaagtatatttttttaaaaagatatttacataATGGGTATAGATTCTGAACAAAGTGAGAAAAATAGGAAAGTATCACAGCTATCTCTtgttgtgtaacaaaccaccccagaCTCAGGGATGTAAAACAACAACCCCCCagcccccactttttttttttttttcccctactttatttatttatttatttatttttggctgtgttgggtcttcggttcgtgcgagggctttctccaattgcggcaagcgggggccactcttcattgcggtgcggggaccgctcttcatcgcggtgcgcgggcctctcactatcgcggcccctcccgttgcggggcacaggctccagacgcgcaggctcagcagctgtggctcacgggcccagccgctccgcggcatgtgggatcttcccagaccagggctcgaacccgtgtcccctgcattagcaggcagactctcaaccactgcgccaccagggaagccccgcccccacttttttttttttttttttaatgctcatgGATTCTGTGATCGGGAATTTGAACACGGCATAGTGGAAGGGGTTTTCTCTGATCCACAAGGCCTGGGGCCTTAGCAgacatccaatttttttttttccaaataaagcagCTAAGGGTGATTCAAATAGCTGAGGGCTGAAATCATCTGGAGGCTTCTTCATTTACAAGTCTGGCTTCTGGGCAAGGATGACCCAAAGGCTGAGCTCAGCTGGGCCTGTCAACAGAGCGTCTCCAAGTGGCCCACCCACGTGGCTTGGGCTTCTCGCTGGTGCCTGGAGTCCAGAAGGGGGCATCCTGAGGGGGAGCATCTGGAGAGTGAGCATTCCAAGCTGCAAAGCTTCTTCAGACCAAATCTTAGAACATAGAACCATTTTATTCATTGCAAGTAATTCCCAAAAGCCAACCCAAATCCAAATGGACAGGAATTAGGCTTCCCTTCTTGATGGGGAAGTGGTGGTGGTCACACTACAGAAGAGAATGAGGGATGG is a window encoding:
- the LOC103017388 gene encoding 60S ribosomal protein L36-like; this encodes MALGLNKGHKVTKDVSKPRHRRRRWRLTKHTKFVRDMIREVCCFTPHERRAMELLKVSKDKRALKFVKKRVGTHIHTKRKREELSNALAAMRKAAAKKD